Proteins from one Brassica napus cultivar Da-Ae chromosome C9 unlocalized genomic scaffold, Da-Ae chrC09_Random_9, whole genome shotgun sequence genomic window:
- the LOC125595199 gene encoding NAD(P)H-quinone oxidoreductase subunit 2, chloroplastic-like — MAITEFLLFVLTATLGGMFLCGANDLITIFVAPECFSLCSYLLSGYTKKDVRSNEATINIYSWVGQALLFWFMVSLGYMVHPGERLSFKEIVNGLINTQMYNSPGISIALIFITVGIGFKLSLAPSHQWTPDVYEGSPTPVVAFLSVTSKVAASALATRIFDIPFYFSSNEWHLLLEILAILSMILGNLIAITQTSMKRMLAYSSIGQIGYVIIGIIVGDSNGGYASMITYMLFYISMNLGTFACIILFGLRTGTDNIRDYAGLYTKDPFLALSLALCLLSLGGLPPLAGFFGKLHLFWCGWRAGLYFLVSIGLLTSVLSIYYYLKIIKLLMTGRNQEITPHVRNYRISPLRSTNSIELSMIVCVIASTIPGISMNPIIAIAQDTLFSF; from the exons ATGGCTATAACAGAGTTTCTGTTATTCGTATTAACAGCTACTCTAGGAGGAATGTTTTTATGTGGTGCTAACGATTTAATAACTATCTTTGTAGCTCCAGAATGTTTCAGTTTATGCTCCTACCTATTATCTGGATATACCAAGAAAGATGTACGATCTAATGAAGCTACTATAAATATTTACTCATGGGTGGGGCAAGCTCTTCTATTCTGGTTCATGGTTTCTCTTGGCTATATGGTTCATCCGGGGGAGAGATTGAGCTTCAAAGAAATAGTGAATGGTCTTATCAATACACAAATGTATAACTCCCCAGGAATTTCAATTGCGCTTATATTCATCACTGTAGGAATTGGGTTCAAGCTTTCCCTAGCCCCTTCTCATCAATGGACTCCTGACGTATACGAAGGA TCTCCCACTCCAGTCGTTGCTTTTCTTTCTGTTACTTCGAAAGTAGCTGCTTCAGCTTTAGCCACTCGAATTTTCGatattcctttttatttctcatcaaatgaatggcatcttcttctggAAATCCTAGCTATTCTTAGCATGATATTGGGGAATCTCATTGCTATTACTCAAACAAGCATGAAACGTATGCTTGCATATTCGTCCATAGGTCAAATCGGATATGTAATTATTGGAATAATTGTTGGAGACTCAAATGGTGGATATGCGAGCATGATAACTTATATGCTGTTCTATATCTCCATGAATCTAGGAACTTTTGCTtgcattatattatttggtctaCGTACCGGAACTGATAACATTCGAGATTATGCAGGATTATACACAAAAGATCCTTTTTTGGCTCTCTCTTTAGCTCTATGTCTCTTATCCCTAGGAGGTCTTCCTCCACTAGCAggtttttttggaaaactccATTTATTCTGGTGTGGATGGCGGGCAGGCCTATATTTCTTGGTTTCAATAGGACTCCTTACGAGCGTTCTTTCTATCtactattatctaaaaataatcaaGTTATTAATGACTGGACGAAACCAAGAAATAACCCCTCACGTGCGAAATTATAGAATATCCCCTTTAAGATCAACCAATTCCATCGAATTGAGTATGATTGTATGTGTGATAGCATCTACTATACCAGGAATATCAATGAACCCGATTATTGCGATTGCTCAGGATACCCTTTTTAGCTTCTAG